One window of Azospirillum sp. TSA2s genomic DNA carries:
- a CDS encoding AraC family transcriptional regulator, with protein MASPHRPTVSTRSYDGHERRHAHDHHQIVLPVAGTLDMEVGGACGRVGDGRGVLVADGVPHSFRSGGTNRFVVLDVPAAGLVPEAAVRACDAFFAIDGALDGLVRYLAAEAADKPLDPVLAHHSAGLLLRALETRQPPAPLSDDPIDRALALMAERCAEPLTVAELAEAAGLAPSRFHERFRARTGSTPAAMLAELRLDRAEALLRDGRLPLAEVALAVGFSDQSALTRSLRRRRGITPGAVRRSR; from the coding sequence GTGGCGTCCCCGCATCGGCCGACCGTCAGCACCCGCAGTTACGACGGGCATGAACGGCGGCACGCCCATGACCATCACCAGATCGTGCTGCCGGTCGCCGGGACCCTCGACATGGAGGTCGGCGGGGCCTGCGGCCGGGTGGGCGACGGGCGCGGGGTGCTGGTGGCCGACGGCGTGCCGCACAGCTTCCGCAGCGGCGGGACCAACCGCTTCGTCGTGCTGGACGTGCCCGCCGCCGGTCTGGTGCCGGAGGCGGCGGTGCGCGCCTGCGACGCCTTCTTCGCCATCGACGGCGCGCTGGACGGGCTGGTGCGTTATCTGGCGGCGGAGGCGGCCGACAAGCCGCTCGACCCGGTGCTGGCCCACCATTCGGCGGGGCTGCTGCTGCGCGCCCTGGAAACCCGGCAACCGCCGGCGCCGCTGTCGGACGACCCCATCGACCGCGCCCTGGCCCTGATGGCGGAGCGCTGTGCCGAGCCGCTGACGGTGGCGGAGTTGGCGGAGGCGGCTGGTCTGGCGCCCAGCCGGTTCCATGAACGCTTCCGTGCCCGCACCGGCAGCACCCCCGCCGCGATGCTGGCGGAACTGCGGCTGGACCGGGCGGAGGCACTGCTGCGGGACGGCCGGTTGCCGCTGGCCGAGGTGGCGCTGGCGGTGGGCTTCTCCGACCAGAGCGCCCTGACCCGCAGCCTGCGCCGCCGCCGCGGCATCACGCCGGGGGCGGTCCGGCGGTCTAGATAG
- a CDS encoding acetyl-CoA hydrolase/transferase family protein — translation MYRDRIRLKSLWGKVVPAEEAAFLIKDGMTVGMSGFTRAGDAKAVPLALAERAASEKLKITLMTGASLGNDVDRILTEAGVLSRRLPFQADPVLRKAINRGEVMFVDQHLSETVELLRSRQMGPVDVAVIEACAITENGGIVPTTSIGNSATFAILAEKIIIELNLTQPLDLEGMHDVYIPTRRPFREPIPVVTAESRAGLPYIPIDPSRIAAIVVTRKQDSSANILPPDDETNAIAGHLIEFLGREVKQGRMGRSLAPLQAGIGTIANAVLHGLIDCPFHDLTMYSEVLQDSTFELFDAGKLNFASGSSITLSAGKYAEVLPKIGSYKGRLLLRPQEISNHPEVIRRLGVIGINTALECDIYGNVNSTHVNGTQMMNGIGGSGDFARNSHLAIFVTKSLAKGGAISSVVPMVTHVDHNEHDVDVLVTEVGLADLRGLAPRERAETIIRNCVHPSYRELAMDYQRRALQRGGHTPHLLEEAFAWHTRFQQTGSMMPRPLAAE, via the coding sequence ATGTACCGAGATCGCATCCGCCTGAAATCCCTGTGGGGCAAGGTGGTTCCGGCGGAAGAGGCCGCCTTCCTCATCAAGGACGGCATGACCGTGGGCATGAGCGGCTTCACCCGCGCCGGGGACGCCAAGGCGGTGCCGCTGGCGCTGGCCGAGCGCGCCGCGTCGGAAAAGCTGAAGATCACGCTGATGACCGGCGCCTCGCTGGGCAACGACGTCGACCGGATCCTGACCGAGGCGGGGGTGCTGTCGCGCCGCCTGCCCTTCCAGGCCGACCCGGTGCTGCGCAAGGCGATCAACCGCGGCGAGGTGATGTTCGTCGACCAGCATCTGTCGGAAACGGTGGAACTGCTACGGTCCCGCCAGATGGGTCCGGTCGACGTCGCGGTGATCGAGGCCTGCGCCATCACCGAGAATGGCGGGATCGTGCCGACCACCTCCATCGGCAACTCGGCGACCTTCGCCATCCTGGCCGAGAAGATCATCATCGAGCTGAACCTGACCCAGCCGCTGGATCTGGAGGGGATGCACGACGTCTATATCCCGACCCGCCGCCCCTTCCGCGAGCCGATCCCGGTGGTCACGGCGGAAAGCCGCGCCGGTCTGCCCTATATCCCGATCGACCCGTCACGGATCGCGGCCATCGTGGTGACGCGCAAGCAGGACAGCTCCGCCAACATCCTGCCGCCCGATGACGAGACCAACGCCATCGCCGGCCACCTGATCGAGTTCCTGGGCCGCGAAGTGAAGCAGGGCCGGATGGGCCGCTCGCTGGCGCCGCTGCAGGCCGGCATCGGCACCATCGCCAACGCGGTGCTGCACGGGCTGATCGACTGCCCATTCCACGACCTGACCATGTACAGCGAGGTTCTGCAGGACAGCACCTTCGAGCTGTTCGACGCCGGCAAGCTGAACTTCGCCTCCGGCTCCTCGATCACGCTCAGCGCCGGAAAGTACGCCGAAGTGCTGCCGAAGATCGGCTCCTACAAGGGCCGGCTGCTGCTGCGCCCGCAGGAGATCTCCAACCATCCGGAGGTGATCCGCCGCCTTGGCGTCATTGGCATCAACACGGCGCTGGAGTGCGACATCTACGGCAACGTCAACTCCACCCACGTCAACGGCACGCAGATGATGAACGGCATCGGCGGCTCCGGCGACTTCGCCCGCAACAGCCACCTCGCCATCTTCGTCACCAAGTCGCTGGCCAAGGGCGGCGCCATCTCCAGCGTCGTGCCGATGGTCACCCATGTGGACCACAACGAGCATGACGTCGACGTTCTGGTGACGGAGGTCGGGCTGGCCGACCTGCGCGGTCTGGCTCCGCGCGAGCGGGCCGAGACGATCATCCGCAACTGCGTCCACCCCAGCTACCGCGAACTGGCGATGGACTATCAGCGCCGGGCGCTCCAGCGCGGCGGCCACACCCCGCACCTGCTGGAGGAGGCCTTCGCCTGGCACACCCGCTTCCAGCAGACCGGCAGCATGATGCCGAGGCCGCTGGCGGCCGAATAA
- the nth gene encoding endonuclease III: MTDPAALRDKALEIHRLLCTVYGCPVAYFHSLDPLSELVSSLLSHRTRNAASGAAFKALRRRWPDWEAVRDAPVAEVEATIAGVTWPEQKAPRIQAILRRITERVGSLSLDLLTAMTVPEARAWLEELPGVGPKTSAAVLSFSTLRQAALPVDSHHHRVAVRTGLIPANVAVGPSHAVLSAQLPAEWDAQQVYDNHEVMMLHGQRCCYYQAPACDRCVLLRLCPTGQALRPPEEERERA; the protein is encoded by the coding sequence ATGACCGACCCGGCTGCGTTGCGCGACAAGGCGCTCGAGATTCACCGGCTGCTGTGCACCGTCTATGGCTGCCCGGTCGCCTATTTCCACAGCCTCGACCCGCTGAGCGAGTTGGTGTCGTCGCTGCTGTCGCACCGCACCCGGAATGCGGCTTCCGGCGCCGCCTTCAAGGCGCTGCGGCGGCGCTGGCCCGATTGGGAAGCGGTGCGCGACGCTCCCGTCGCGGAGGTGGAGGCGACCATTGCCGGCGTCACCTGGCCGGAGCAGAAGGCTCCGCGCATCCAGGCCATCCTGCGTCGCATCACCGAGCGGGTCGGCAGCCTGTCGCTCGACCTGCTCACCGCCATGACCGTGCCGGAGGCGCGCGCGTGGCTGGAGGAATTGCCGGGAGTGGGTCCGAAGACCAGCGCGGCGGTGCTCAGCTTCTCCACCCTGCGGCAGGCGGCCTTGCCGGTGGACAGCCACCATCACCGCGTCGCCGTGCGTACCGGCCTGATCCCCGCCAACGTCGCGGTCGGCCCGTCGCATGCGGTGCTGTCGGCGCAGTTGCCGGCGGAGTGGGACGCCCAGCAGGTCTACGACAACCATGAGGTCATGATGCTGCACGGCCAGCGCTGCTGCTACTATCAGGCGCCGGCCTGCGACCGCTGCGTGCTGCTGCGGCTCTGCCCGACCGGACAGGCTCTGCGTCCGCCCGAGGAGGAGCGGGAGAGGGCTTGA
- a CDS encoding hybrid sensor histidine kinase/response regulator: MAGIQTRSWTLDPADRIAELERENAKLQRINKVLMDRVERSMDFQGGAFSLFQTAIVLEQKIRERTLELERALHKLEDSNRDLARAKELADTMRTRLFEAIESVNEGFALFDSSDRLVLCNRKYLSYWPSVSGRIQAGIRFNDLVAMVAAAGAVSEPPPDVWLRERMEHRHDLKGVFLNRLSDGRWIQVNERRTRDGGIVGVYTDITVIKHEEERRRESEQAEKSALMMLNDQLQQAKSQADQANLSKTRFIAAASHDLLQPLNAARLFVSALADLEQPAANAELVDNIDLALASVEDLLSALLDISKLDAGAVTPEVSDFPLRGILAPLATEYAAVAAERGIDLKVVGSGAVVRSDMRLLRRIVQNFLSNALRYVQGGRVVVGCRRTGDGIRIEVWDNGPGIPRDKITEIFQEFRRLDTPVTKGRDRGMGLGLAIVDRVARMLGHPITVRSEPGRGSVFAVTVPRGTERRAVRPASVAARPMTNRLAGTSVLVLDNEPTVVAGMEALLRGWACDVVSATNGDEALALLSGMPQPPDLLIADYHLDDGALGVNEVARLRAACGRILPAVIVTANRTPELADEAKAAGCLVLNKPVKPAQLRAVMSGLVG, translated from the coding sequence ATGGCCGGCATCCAAACCCGCAGCTGGACGCTCGATCCCGCCGACCGCATCGCCGAGTTGGAGCGCGAGAACGCCAAGCTCCAGCGCATCAACAAGGTGCTGATGGACCGCGTCGAGCGGTCGATGGATTTCCAGGGCGGCGCCTTCTCGCTGTTCCAGACCGCCATCGTGCTGGAGCAGAAGATCCGCGAACGCACGCTGGAGTTGGAACGCGCCCTGCACAAGCTGGAGGACAGCAACCGCGATCTCGCCCGCGCCAAGGAGTTGGCGGACACCATGCGCACCCGCCTGTTCGAGGCGATCGAGTCGGTGAACGAGGGGTTCGCCCTGTTCGACTCGTCCGACCGGCTGGTGCTGTGCAATCGCAAATACCTGTCATACTGGCCGTCGGTATCGGGCCGCATCCAGGCCGGCATCCGCTTCAACGATCTGGTGGCGATGGTCGCCGCCGCCGGCGCGGTCAGCGAGCCGCCGCCTGACGTCTGGCTGCGCGAGCGGATGGAGCACCGCCACGACCTGAAGGGCGTGTTCCTCAACAGGCTGTCCGACGGCCGCTGGATCCAGGTGAACGAGCGGCGCACCCGCGACGGCGGCATCGTCGGCGTCTACACCGACATCACCGTCATCAAGCACGAGGAGGAGCGGCGGCGCGAATCCGAACAGGCGGAGAAATCCGCGCTGATGATGCTGAACGACCAGCTTCAGCAGGCGAAGTCCCAGGCCGATCAGGCCAACCTGTCGAAGACCCGCTTCATCGCCGCCGCCAGCCACGACCTGTTGCAGCCCTTGAACGCCGCCCGTCTGTTCGTCTCGGCGCTGGCCGACCTGGAACAGCCGGCTGCCAATGCGGAACTGGTGGACAACATCGACCTGGCACTGGCGTCGGTGGAGGATTTGCTGTCGGCGCTGCTCGACATCTCCAAGCTCGATGCCGGGGCGGTGACGCCGGAGGTCAGCGATTTCCCGCTGCGCGGCATCCTGGCGCCGCTCGCCACCGAATATGCCGCCGTCGCGGCGGAGCGCGGCATCGACCTGAAGGTGGTGGGGTCGGGCGCGGTGGTGCGCAGCGACATGCGGCTGCTGCGCCGGATCGTGCAGAATTTCCTGTCCAACGCGCTGCGCTATGTCCAGGGCGGCCGGGTGGTGGTCGGCTGCCGCCGGACCGGCGACGGCATCCGCATCGAGGTGTGGGACAACGGCCCCGGCATCCCGCGCGACAAGATCACCGAGATCTTCCAGGAGTTCCGCCGCCTCGACACCCCCGTCACCAAGGGGCGCGACCGCGGCATGGGGCTTGGCCTCGCCATCGTCGACCGCGTCGCCCGCATGCTGGGCCACCCCATCACCGTGCGGTCGGAGCCCGGCCGGGGCTCCGTCTTCGCCGTCACCGTGCCGCGCGGGACGGAGCGTCGCGCCGTGCGCCCGGCCAGCGTCGCCGCCCGGCCGATGACCAACCGGCTGGCCGGCACCTCCGTGCTGGTGCTGGACAACGAGCCGACGGTGGTGGCGGGGATGGAGGCGCTGCTGCGCGGCTGGGCCTGCGACGTGGTGTCGGCCACCAACGGCGACGAGGCGCTGGCCCTGCTGTCCGGCATGCCGCAGCCGCCGGACCTGCTGATCGCCGACTATCACCTCGACGACGGGGCGCTGGGCGTCAACGAGGTTGCGCGGCTGCGCGCCGCCTGCGGCCGCATCCTGCCCGCCGTGATCGTCACCGCCAACCGCACGCCGGAACTGGCCGACGAGGCCAAGGCGGCCGGCTGTCTGGTGCTGAACAAGCCGGTGAAGCCGGCGCAGCTGCGCGCGGTGATGTCGGGGCTGGTGGGGTAG
- the nosP gene encoding nitric oxide-sensing protein NosP: MTTASGDGMPRAVTHAERPDEAARDLRAGLGEVPLELVVVFCAPSYDRNALADALAREFGMVPVIGCTTAGEIGPGGYTTNALVAVGFPSEDFCIVTALVDHVDRFEIADSTAIARSLLSRRDRAMASRPVPLGEDARSFAMLLIDGLSMSEETVVSALHNALIDIPLFGASAGDDLHFERTFVLHEGAFHPNAAVVTLFTTNRPFTVFRTQHFVSSDRKMVVTGADPQHRIVHEINAEPAGREYARLVGLEGEPLTPMIFAAHPVVVRVGGQYHVRSIQKVNDDESLTFFCAIDEGIVLTVAEGVDPVSNFDGLIGGIEEEVGAPDLILGCDCILRRLEMEQRQLNAVMSERLARNRVVGFCAYGEQVNGMHVNQTFTGVAIGGR; the protein is encoded by the coding sequence GTGACGACCGCGTCCGGCGACGGCATGCCGCGCGCCGTGACCCATGCCGAACGCCCCGACGAGGCGGCGCGGGACCTGCGTGCCGGGCTGGGCGAGGTGCCGCTGGAACTGGTGGTGGTGTTCTGCGCCCCCAGCTATGACCGAAACGCCCTGGCCGATGCCCTGGCGCGGGAGTTCGGCATGGTGCCGGTCATCGGCTGCACCACGGCGGGGGAGATCGGTCCCGGCGGCTACACCACCAACGCCCTGGTGGCGGTGGGCTTCCCGAGCGAGGATTTCTGCATCGTCACCGCGCTGGTCGACCATGTCGACCGTTTCGAGATCGCCGACAGCACCGCCATCGCGCGCTCGCTGCTGTCGCGCCGCGACCGGGCGATGGCGAGCCGGCCGGTGCCGCTGGGCGAGGATGCCCGCAGCTTCGCCATGCTGCTGATCGACGGCCTGTCGATGAGCGAGGAGACGGTGGTCAGCGCGCTGCACAACGCGCTGATCGACATCCCGCTGTTCGGCGCCTCGGCCGGTGACGACCTGCATTTCGAACGCACCTTCGTCCTGCACGAGGGGGCATTTCATCCCAACGCCGCGGTGGTGACGCTGTTCACCACCAACCGGCCCTTCACCGTCTTCCGCACCCAGCATTTCGTCAGCTCCGACCGCAAGATGGTGGTCACCGGCGCCGATCCGCAGCACCGCATCGTCCATGAGATCAATGCCGAGCCGGCAGGCCGCGAGTACGCCCGGCTGGTCGGGCTGGAGGGCGAGCCGCTGACCCCGATGATCTTCGCCGCGCATCCGGTCGTCGTGCGGGTCGGGGGCCAGTACCATGTCCGCTCCATCCAGAAGGTGAACGACGACGAGAGCCTGACCTTCTTCTGCGCCATCGACGAGGGCATCGTCCTGACGGTGGCGGAGGGGGTCGACCCGGTCTCCAACTTCGACGGGCTGATCGGGGGCATCGAGGAGGAGGTCGGCGCTCCCGACCTGATCCTCGGCTGCGACTGCATCCTGCGCCGGCTGGAGATGGAGCAGCGGCAATTGAATGCCGTCATGTCGGAACGGCTGGCGCGCAACCGGGTTGTCGGATTCTGCGCCTACGGCGAACAGGTGAACGGCATGCACGTCAACCAGACCTTCACGGGCGTCGCCATCGGAGGGCGCTAA
- a CDS encoding DUF779 domain-containing protein has translation MPTAPTPTGRVTATPEAIALLDRLAAKHGPLMLHLSGGCCDGSAPLCLPKGEFRMGGRDICIGRIGETPFCMSDDTFQWWRNTQVILDVIQARGGGFSIEAPDGVRFTAKARLFTDEELAGLPEPQPAETV, from the coding sequence ATGCCGACCGCCCCCACGCCGACAGGCCGCGTTACAGCCACCCCCGAAGCCATCGCCCTGCTGGACCGCCTTGCCGCGAAGCACGGGCCGCTGATGCTGCATCTGTCGGGCGGCTGCTGCGACGGGTCGGCGCCGCTCTGCCTGCCGAAGGGGGAGTTCCGCATGGGCGGGCGCGACATCTGCATCGGCCGGATTGGCGAAACGCCTTTCTGCATGTCCGACGATACCTTTCAATGGTGGCGCAACACCCAGGTCATCCTGGACGTTATCCAGGCGCGCGGCGGCGGTTTTTCCATCGAGGCGCCGGACGGCGTCCGCTTCACCGCCAAGGCCCGTCTGTTCACCGACGAGGAACTGGCGGGCTTGCCGGAGCCGCAGCCGGCTGAGACTGTCTAG
- the adh gene encoding aldehyde dehydrogenase, producing MLHQALETLQKQIALRPRYDNFIGGQWVAPVDGQYFTNLTPITGKPLCEIARSQAADVELALDAAHKAKDAWGRTSPTERSNILLKIADRMEERLEIIALAETLDNGKPIRETRAADVPLAIDHFRYYAGCIRAQEGSIAEIDHTTYAYHFHEPLGVVGQIIPWNFPLLMAAWKLAPALAAGNCIVLKPAEQTPMAIMVLMEMIGDLLPPGVINVVNGFGIEAGKPLATNKRISKIAFTGETSTGRLILQYASENIIPSTVELGGKSPNIFFEDVMASDDEFLDKALEGFAMFALNQGEVCTCPSRVLIQKSIYDRFIKLAVERVNKIAQGHPLDGGTMIGAQASQEQMEKILSYIEIGKAEGAKVLAGGGRAHLGGELEGGYYVQPTILEGHNKMRIFQEEIFGPVVAVTTFETEEEALAIANDSEFGLGAGVWTRDGNRAFRMGRGIQAGRVWTNCYHLYPAHAAFGGYKKSGIGRETHKMMLDHYQQTKNLLVSYSPKALGFF from the coding sequence ATGCTCCACCAGGCTCTCGAAACGCTCCAGAAGCAGATCGCGCTCCGCCCCCGCTACGACAACTTTATCGGCGGCCAGTGGGTGGCGCCGGTGGACGGCCAATACTTCACCAACCTGACCCCGATTACCGGCAAGCCGCTGTGCGAGATCGCCCGTTCCCAGGCCGCCGACGTGGAGCTGGCGCTGGACGCCGCCCACAAGGCCAAGGACGCCTGGGGCCGCACCTCGCCGACCGAGCGCTCGAACATCCTGCTGAAGATCGCCGACCGCATGGAAGAGCGGCTGGAGATCATCGCGCTGGCCGAGACGCTGGACAACGGCAAGCCGATCCGCGAGACCCGCGCCGCCGACGTTCCGCTGGCCATCGACCATTTCCGCTATTACGCCGGCTGCATCCGCGCCCAGGAAGGCTCGATCGCCGAGATCGACCACACCACCTACGCCTACCACTTCCATGAGCCGCTGGGCGTCGTCGGCCAGATCATCCCCTGGAACTTCCCGCTGCTGATGGCCGCCTGGAAGCTGGCCCCGGCGCTGGCCGCCGGCAACTGCATCGTGCTGAAGCCGGCCGAGCAGACCCCGATGGCGATCATGGTCCTGATGGAGATGATCGGCGATCTGCTGCCGCCGGGCGTCATCAACGTCGTCAACGGCTTCGGCATCGAGGCCGGCAAGCCGCTCGCCACCAACAAGCGCATCTCGAAGATCGCCTTCACCGGCGAGACCTCGACCGGCCGCCTGATCCTGCAGTACGCCTCCGAGAACATCATCCCGTCGACCGTCGAGCTGGGCGGCAAGTCGCCGAACATCTTCTTCGAAGACGTGATGGCGTCCGACGACGAGTTCCTGGACAAGGCGCTGGAAGGCTTCGCGATGTTCGCGCTGAACCAGGGCGAGGTCTGCACCTGCCCGAGCCGCGTCCTGATCCAGAAGTCGATCTATGACCGCTTCATCAAGCTGGCGGTGGAACGCGTCAACAAGATCGCCCAGGGCCATCCGCTGGACGGCGGCACGATGATCGGTGCCCAGGCGTCGCAGGAGCAGATGGAGAAGATCCTCTCCTACATCGAGATCGGCAAGGCCGAAGGCGCGAAGGTTCTGGCCGGCGGCGGCCGTGCCCATCTGGGCGGCGAACTGGAGGGCGGCTACTACGTCCAGCCGACCATCCTGGAAGGCCACAACAAGATGCGCATCTTCCAGGAGGAGATCTTCGGCCCGGTCGTCGCCGTGACGACCTTCGAGACCGAGGAAGAGGCGCTGGCCATCGCCAACGACAGCGAGTTCGGCCTTGGCGCCGGTGTCTGGACCCGCGACGGCAACCGCGCCTTCCGCATGGGCCGCGGCATCCAGGCCGGCCGCGTGTGGACCAACTGCTACCACCTGTACCCGGCGCACGCCGCCTTCGGTGGTTACAAGAAGTCCGGCATCGGCCGCGAGACGCACAAGATGATGCTCGACCACTACCAGCAGACCAAGAACCTGCTGGTCAGCTACAGCCCGAAAGCGCTCGGCTTCTTCTGA
- a CDS encoding formate dehydrogenase subunit gamma, whose product MRPLHALLLIALLALSSLAAPTFAQAQLTQVPGPSSPTTKEQVPLYVPQDDKVVGRVSIPDEKLAVLVQPEGREWREWRTHTLRLAIGGLAVGMIVVLAGFFLYRGTIRIHGGKSGRLVLRFNELDRFAHWTTAVSFLTMALTGVIMTFGRPLLIPLIGHQAFTPLAEYSKSIHNFVSVPFVVGLVMIVALWLRDNIPEKADWTWIRTAGGLFSKAGGHHPEAGRFNAGQKLVFWSIVLGGVAMAATGYLLMVPFAVTGIGGMQTIHVIHGLVAAALIAAVIGHIYIGTIGMEGAFDAMGSGEVDENWAMEHHRRWYQEQLRKGYVEGRQPAE is encoded by the coding sequence ATGCGCCCCCTGCACGCCCTGCTGCTGATCGCCCTGCTGGCTCTTTCGAGTCTGGCCGCTCCGACTTTCGCACAAGCGCAGCTCACCCAGGTGCCCGGCCCCAGCTCGCCGACCACCAAGGAGCAGGTGCCGCTCTATGTCCCGCAGGACGACAAGGTCGTCGGCCGCGTCAGCATCCCGGACGAGAAGCTGGCGGTTCTGGTCCAGCCGGAAGGGCGGGAGTGGCGGGAATGGCGCACCCACACGCTGCGGCTGGCCATCGGCGGGCTGGCCGTCGGCATGATCGTCGTGCTGGCGGGCTTCTTCCTCTATCGCGGTACGATCCGCATCCATGGCGGCAAGTCGGGGCGGCTGGTGCTGCGGTTCAACGAACTGGACCGCTTCGCCCATTGGACGACGGCGGTCAGCTTCCTGACCATGGCGCTGACCGGGGTGATCATGACCTTCGGCCGACCGCTGCTGATCCCGCTGATCGGCCATCAGGCCTTCACGCCGCTGGCGGAATATTCCAAGTCGATCCACAACTTCGTCAGCGTGCCCTTCGTCGTCGGGCTGGTGATGATCGTCGCGCTTTGGCTGCGCGACAATATTCCGGAGAAGGCCGACTGGACCTGGATCAGGACGGCGGGCGGGCTCTTCTCCAAGGCCGGCGGCCATCATCCGGAAGCCGGACGCTTCAATGCTGGGCAGAAGCTGGTGTTCTGGAGCATCGTGCTTGGCGGCGTCGCAATGGCGGCCACCGGCTATCTGCTGATGGTGCCCTTCGCCGTCACCGGGATCGGCGGGATGCAGACCATCCACGTCATCCACGGGCTGGTGGCGGCGGCGCTGATCGCCGCGGTGATCGGTCACATCTACATCGGCACCATCGGCATGGAAGGCGCCTTCGACGCCATGGGCTCCGGCGAGGTCGATGAGAACTGGGCGATGGAGCACCACCGCCGCTGGTATCAGGAGCAACTGCGCAAGGGCTATGTCGAAGGGCGCCAGCCGGCGGAGTGA